One genomic window of Thermus caldifontis includes the following:
- a CDS encoding transposase: MLRASPKGTIPRPILRALQALAQSPINASALAMAEGQDFAHDTLYRALNQPLALFFQYALELCQRMGGLKRGYLILDDVLIQRYRSGKLGLRKARDTSTGGWVYGLSLVVLGWTDGKRRIPLAFLPYFGGEEESKLDLALALLSWAREEGFQPEGVLFDAWYAAKQVLGWLHAHGWPFVTRFRCNRVLEGVQLRRHGGTRWVKAGRLRGLSFAVGVLKHGGKFYGTNRAGWWGMKMKEVYRIRQGIEEMFRGLQQELGWTGHRHWRRAKLLAHLALGLVVYGLIECQREGLGLSFYQCRRRLIAGKLKLDLSPLLSVQGQTA, encoded by the coding sequence ATGTTACGGGCAAGCCCCAAAGGTACGATACCACGCCCTATTCTGCGCGCTCTTCAAGCTTTAGCCCAAAGCCCCATCAATGCCTCCGCCTTGGCCATGGCGGAGGGGCAAGACTTTGCCCACGACACCCTTTACCGGGCCCTGAACCAACCCCTGGCCCTGTTCTTCCAATACGCCTTGGAGCTTTGCCAAAGGATGGGCGGGCTGAAGCGAGGTTACCTGATCCTTGATGACGTCCTCATCCAGCGCTACCGCTCAGGCAAGCTGGGCCTGAGGAAGGCCCGGGACACCTCCACGGGGGGCTGGGTGTATGGACTGTCCCTGGTGGTGCTAGGGTGGACGGACGGAAAGCGGCGGATTCCCCTGGCCTTCCTCCCCTACTTTGGTGGGGAAGAGGAGAGCAAGCTGGACCTAGCCCTGGCCCTGCTGAGTTGGGCAAGGGAGGAGGGTTTCCAGCCGGAGGGGGTACTGTTTGACGCTTGGTATGCGGCAAAGCAGGTCCTGGGGTGGCTCCATGCCCACGGCTGGCCTTTTGTCACGAGGTTCAGGTGTAACCGTGTGCTGGAGGGTGTTCAGCTCAGGAGGCATGGGGGAACCCGCTGGGTGAAGGCGGGGAGGCTGAGGGGCCTGAGCTTTGCTGTGGGGGTGCTCAAGCATGGGGGGAAGTTCTACGGGACGAATCGGGCGGGATGGTGGGGGATGAAGATGAAGGAGGTCTACCGGATACGGCAGGGGATTGAGGAGATGTTCCGTGGGCTGCAGCAGGAGTTGGGGTGGACGGGGCATCGGCACTGGCGTAGGGCCAAGCTGCTGGCCCATCTGGCCTTGGGGCTGGTGGTTTATGGGCTGATTGAGTGTCAGCGAGAGGGGCTGGGGTTAAGCTTCTACCAATGCCGACGGAGACTGATAGCAGGTAAGCTGAAGTTGGACCTCAGCCCTCTGTTATCCGTGCAGGGACAGACTGCGTAA
- the nadC gene encoding carboxylating nicotinate-nucleotide diphosphorylase, which translates to MVPLETLRAWLLEDLGHRDLTTALTVPEDLTGQAVIVAKEEGVIAGLPIAQEVFSLADARIAFTPLLQEGERARLGQEVARLEGPLRGILAGERLALNLLQRLSGIATLTRAYVEALAGTKAQVLDTRKTTPGLRALEKYAVRVGGGKNHRFGLFDGILIKENHIRAAGGVAEAVRRAKAHAPHYLKVEVEVTNLAELEEALEAGADLILLDNFPLEDLQEAVRRAGGRVPLEASGNMTLERARAAAQAGVEYVSVGALTHSAKALDLSLLVVQP; encoded by the coding sequence ATGGTGCCTTTGGAAACCCTCAGGGCCTGGCTCCTCGAGGACCTCGGCCACAGGGACCTCACCACGGCCCTCACGGTGCCGGAGGACCTAACGGGTCAGGCGGTCATCGTGGCCAAAGAAGAAGGGGTCATCGCTGGGCTTCCCATCGCCCAGGAGGTGTTTTCCCTGGCGGATGCCCGCATTGCCTTCACCCCGTTGCTGCAGGAAGGTGAAAGGGCAAGACTAGGCCAGGAGGTGGCCCGCCTCGAGGGGCCCCTAAGGGGCATCCTGGCCGGGGAAAGGCTGGCCCTCAACCTCCTGCAGCGCCTCTCGGGCATCGCCACCCTCACCCGGGCCTACGTGGAGGCCCTAGCGGGTACCAAGGCCCAGGTCCTGGACACCCGCAAGACCACTCCGGGCCTCAGGGCCCTGGAGAAGTATGCGGTGCGGGTGGGCGGGGGGAAGAACCACCGCTTTGGCCTCTTTGACGGCATCCTCATCAAGGAAAACCACATCCGGGCGGCAGGGGGTGTAGCCGAGGCGGTGCGGAGGGCCAAGGCCCATGCCCCCCACTACCTCAAGGTGGAGGTGGAAGTGACGAACCTGGCCGAGCTGGAAGAGGCCTTGGAGGCGGGAGCCGACCTGATCCTGCTGGATAACTTCCCCCTCGAGGACCTCCAGGAAGCTGTACGCCGGGCGGGGGGGCGGGTGCCCCTGGAGGCCAGCGGCAACATGACCCTGGAAAGGGCCCGGGCCGCCGCCCAAGCGGGTGTGGAGTATGTGAGCGTAGGGGCCCTCACCCATTCCGCCAAGGCCTTGGATCTCTCCCTCCTGGTGGTGCAGCCATGA
- a CDS encoding ribbon-helix-helix domain-containing protein, with translation MVRTQVQLTEEQAQRLKALAQEEGVSLAELVRRAVEGYLQEKGNGSFSERAERALAVVGRFASGHGDVSQEHDRYLALDEERLGRLR, from the coding sequence ATGGTGCGGACCCAGGTACAGCTCACCGAGGAACAGGCCCAGCGCCTAAAGGCCCTGGCCCAGGAGGAAGGGGTATCCCTGGCGGAGCTGGTGCGCCGGGCGGTGGAGGGGTATCTCCAGGAGAAGGGGAACGGGAGTTTTTCCGAGCGGGCGGAGCGGGCCTTGGCCGTGGTGGGCCGCTTTGCCTCGGGCCATGGGGATGTGAGCCAGGAGCACGACCGCTACCTGGCCCTGGATGAGGAGCGCCTTGGCCGTCTTCGTTGA
- a CDS encoding type II toxin-antitoxin system VapC family toxin yields the protein MAVFVDTSALYALLDRDDARHPEAAEGFRRLLAARERLVTHSYVVVESVALVQRGLGLEAVRALCHGILEVVHTVPVDEDLHRAALTALLASGRRDISLVDWTSFFFMQRKGLRKALAFDQRFWEQGFSPVEA from the coding sequence TTGGCCGTCTTCGTTGACACCTCCGCCCTTTACGCCCTCCTGGACCGGGACGACGCCCGGCACCCAGAGGCGGCGGAAGGGTTTCGCCGCCTCCTGGCGGCTCGCGAGCGCCTGGTCACCCACAGCTACGTGGTGGTGGAAAGCGTGGCCCTGGTCCAAAGGGGATTGGGCCTCGAGGCGGTGCGGGCCCTTTGCCACGGCATTTTGGAGGTGGTCCATACGGTTCCCGTGGACGAGGACCTGCATCGGGCGGCCCTGACCGCCCTCCTGGCCTCCGGGAGGAGGGACATCAGCCTGGTGGACTGGACCAGCTTTTTCTTCATGCAAAGAAAGGGTTTGCGCAAGGCTCTGGCCTTTGACCAGCGTTTTTGGGAACAGGGCTTCAGCCCAGTGGAAGCGTAA